Within the Pelagovum pacificum genome, the region CGGAGCCCTCCCCCGGTTTCCTAATCGAGATCAAGGATCAGGACGGCGCGCTCGGCCCCGGTATCGGCGCGCTGGAAGAGGCCGTCGCGCGGGCAGTTCAGGACAGCGACGCGACCGTTGCGCTCATGTCTTTCAACCCGCACTCCATCGTCACGCTGTCCCGTCTGTTGCCCGACGTGCCACGTGGCCTGACCACCTGCAGCTTCGGCCCTGAATGGCCCGACCTGCCGGAGGCGACCCGCGCCGAGCTCGCGAAAATCGCGATGTATGACGAGGCCGGTGCCTCCTTCATCAGCCACCACTGGCCGGTCCTCGATTCACCCCGCGTGGCGGAGCTGAAGGCCGACGGCGCGACGATTCTCTGCTGGACCATCCGTTCGGCAAAGGACGAACAGACCGCCCGGAAGATCGCCGACAGCGTCACGTTCGAGGGATACCTGCCCTGATCCCATTGACCCGCGCGGGTGAGAGACCATCTGGTCAGGCATGGACGGGACCACCATCGAGCTGACCGCGCATCCCTCGCTGGACGACATCGCTCCGGCCGACTGGGATGCCTGCGCCTGCCCCGAGTCGGCGGACGGCGGTCGCCCGAGCGATCCCTTCACCAGCTACCGTTTCCTGAAGGCGCTGGAAGACAGTGGCTCCGTCGGGCCGGGCACCGGCTGGCAGCCCCGCTACCTCGTCGCGCGGCAGGGCGGCGAGATGATCGCGGCCGCGCCGCTCTATGCCAAGAGCCACAGCCAGGGCGAGTATATCTTCGATTTCAACTGGGCCCACGCCTACGAGAACGCGGGCGGCGAGTATTACCCGAAGCTCCAGATCGCCGTGCCCTTCACACCCGCCACGGGTCGCCGCTTCCTCACCCGTCCGGGGCAGGAGATGACCGGCATGTCCGCGCTGGTGCAAGGCACCGTGCAGATCGCGGCGGACAACGGCCTCGCCACTGCGCACGCGACCTTCTGCACCGAGGCGGAAGCGCTGGCCGGGGCCGAGATGGGCCTGCTCCACCGCATCACCCAGCAATACCATTGGCACAACGAGGGTTACGCGGATTTTGACGGCTTCCTCGACGCGCTGTCGAGCCGCAAGCGCAAGAACATCCGCAAGGAGCGTCGTCAGGCGCAGGACTTCGGTGGAGAGATCGTCAGCCTTACCGGTGACGAGATCGAGCCGTGGCACTGGGACTGGTTCTGGCGTTTCTACCAGGACACCGGCAGCCGGAAGTGGGGCACGCCCTACCTCACGCGGGAATTCTTCGACATCGCGCAGGAGACGATGCGCGACGACATGCTGCTTTGCCTCGCCATCCGCGAGGGGCGGCCCGTCGCCGGAGCATTGAACTTCATCGGGCGCGAGCGGCTGTTCGGGCGCTATTGGGGATGTCTCGAACATCACCCCTGCCTGCATTTCGAGCTCTGCTATTACCGCGCCATCGACTACGCGATCGCCCACGGGCTCGACACGGTCGAGGCCGGCGCACAGGGCGAGCACAAGCTGGCCCGGGGCTACCTGCCGGTGACAACGCACTCACTGCACTGGATCGGCGATGCGAATTTCCGCGACGCCATCGCCCGTTACCTGCGGGCGGAACGGAACGCGGTGGACGAGGAAATCGAAGTGCTGACGAGCTACGGCCCGTTCAGGAAAACGACCGACGTGGAGGAGCAGGACTGATGCCAGCCGATCCCATCACCGATGCCGAGAAGAACGCCGCCGTCGCTGCCGGCTGGACGCTGAGCGACGACGGCACGGCCATCGAGAAGACTTTCGAGTTCAGGAACTTCGTGGAGGCCTTCGGCTTCATGGCCCGGTGCGCGATGTGGGCGGAGAAGCTGAACCACCATCCCGAATGGTCCAACGTCTACAAGACGGTCACCGTGCGGCTGACAACGCACGACACCGGCGGTCTGACCACGCTCGATGCGAAACTGTCGCAGAAGATGGACAGCCTCGCCGCCTCCTGATCCCGCCCTCTCGCCCTCGCGGAAAAGTGAGCTAAGTCACTGCCGCGACGGATAACGAAAGGACACGGGCTCGGCATGCAAGGTCTTCTGAACACGGAAATCTGGAACGGCACGACACTTGGCGACGTGCTGACGGTCGACTTCATCGCCTCGATACTCGGCAACGTGCTGGCGGCTGCGGCGATTCTGCTGATCGGACTCTGGCTCGCCCGCTTCGTGAGCCGCCGAATCGAACGGCTGGCGGAGAAGAACGCAAATCTCGACCGGGCCCTGTTCGGATTCATCGGCGACCTCGCGTGGTATGCCATCTTCGCCTTCACGGTGCTGTTCGTGCTGAACACGTTCGGCGTGCGCACGACGTCGGTCGTCGCCGTCATCGGTGCCGCCGGTCTTGCCGTCGGGCTGGCCCTTCAGGGCACTCTGTCGAACATCGCGGCGGGCGTGATGCTGATCTTCTTCCGGCCGATCCGGATCGGCGACTTCGTCGTGGTGAACGACGTGACAGGCACGGTGAAGGACATCTCGCTGAACTACACGGAGCTCGCCGACCTTCAGAACGTCCAACACATCATCCCCAACTCCGAAGTCTGGGGAAACACGATCCAGAACTATTCGAGCTACGACCAGCGGCGTGTGCAATGGACCTTCGGCGTCGGCTACGGCGCAAACCTCGCCGAGGCGGAACGCGTGATCCGCGAGACGATCACCTCCGACCCGCGCGCCCTGAAGGATCCGGAGCCGTGGCTCCAGGTCTCCAACCTCAACGAGAGCTCGGTCGATTTCATGGTGCGGGTCTGGTGCAACAACGCCGATGCCTGGGGCTTTCAGACCGACATGACCCGCAAAGTGAAGGAAGAGCTCGACGCCGCCGGGGTGCCGATTCCCTTCCCGACCCGGACAGTTGTGTTCGACAAGTCCGAGGACCCGCTGACCATCGCGCGTCCCTCGCAGGCGGCAAAGTAAACCGATGGCGCGCACCGCTTCCTGCACCTGCGGTCAACTGTCGATCGTGCTGGAGGGGGAGCTGTTCGGCGGTGGCGTCTGCCATTGCCTCGCCTGCCAGAGCCGGACCGGCAGCGTCTTCGCCACGCTCGCGGGCTTCGGCCCACCCTGGACGGTGCGCGGCGAAGCGACGGTGTTCGAAAGAGTGGGCGACCGGCACGGCAGCCGGTCGCTCTTTCATTTCTGCCCGGTCTGCGGATCGACCGTCTTCCATCTTGTCGCCGGCTACGAGGACAAGTTCGTCAGCGTCGCCGTGGGAACGTTCGGAGATCCGGAGTTCCCGGCACCGGCGGACTCGGTCTACGAGAGCCGCCGGCATCCGTGGGTCGTGCTGCCCGAGGGCATCGCCCGGTTCGAGACCGACCCGGACTAGGCGCTATCAGATCGCCTCGACCATCGCCTCGCCGCCGGACATGTCGCATACACCGGGATTCTCCTCGGCGTTCAGCACCTTGACCACGCCGTCCTCGGCCATCAGCGCGTAGCGCTGCGAACGGCCGTAAAAGCCGGCGGGCGGGGCGTCGAAGGCCATGCCGATCGCCTTGGCGAAGGCGCCATCGGCATCGGCGAGCATCGTGATCCCGGCATCCGACGCGCCGGTGGACTCACCCCAGGCCTGCATCACGAAGGGATCGTTGACGGAGGTACAGATCACCTCGTCCACGCCCTTTTCCTTCAGCTGGTCGATGGTCCGGATGAAGCTCGGCACGTGCGCGGTGGTACAGGTGCCGGTGTAGGCGCCCGGCAGACCGAAGATCACGACCTTCCGGCCCTTCAGCTTCGGCCCTAGCTCGACCTGCTCCGGGCCCTCGGCGCCAAGCACCAACATGGTGCCATCGGGAAGGGTGTCTCCTACAGAAATGCTCATGTCGGTCCTGTCCTTTTGCATTTTCCTCGTTCACCTGCGGATATAGAACCTGCCACCGACAGTGCCAGCGGGAGCCATGTGAAATGACGCATTTCGTCGTGATCGGCGCCGGACAGGCGGGGGCCTCCCTCGTCGCGAAGCTGCGCTCCGAAGGGTTCGACGGCGACATCACCCTGATCGGCGCGGAACCGGTTCCGCCCTACCAGAGGCCGCCCCTGTCCAAGGCTTACCTGCTGGGCGAGATGGAGGAGGCGCGGCTCTATCTGCGGCCAGCCGCCTGGTACGAAGACAACAACATCACGCTGCGCACCGGGCGACGCGTGACCGGAATCGACACGCGCACGCGGACAGTGTCGCTCGACGACCGGGAGAACCTCACCTACGACCAGCTTGCCCTCACGACGGGGAGCGATCCGCGCACATTGCCCGCGGCGATCGGCGGCGATCTCGACGGGGTCTACGCGATGCGCGACCTTGCCGACGCCGACGCGCTGGCGCCCGAGATGACGGAGGGCCGCCGGGTCCTGGTGATCGGGGGCGGCTATATCGGGCTGGAAGCGGCGGCGGTCGCGTCGAAGAAGGGTCTCAAGGTCACGCTGGTCGAGATGGCACCGCGCATCCTGCAACGAGTCGCGGCCGAAGTGACTTCCGATTTCTTCCGCGACCTTCACGCGTCTCATGGTGTCGAAGTACGCGAGGGCGTCGGCCTCGACCGGCTGATCGGCACCGACCGGGTGACGGGTGCGCGGTTCACCGATGGCACGGAAATCGAGCTCGACTTCGCTATCGTCGGCGTCGGCATCGCCCCCGCCTCGATCCTTGCCGAGAGCGCGGGCATCGCCTGCGACAACGGGATCGCGGTAGACGCGTACGGACGCACGTCCGAGCCGACCGTCTGGGCCGCCGGCGACTGTGCGAGCTTTCCTTGGGGCGGCGAGCGGATCCGGCTGGAAAGTGTCGGCAACGCCATCGACATGGCTGAGGCCGTCGCGCTGAACATGCTTGGGCGGGAACAGCCCTACCAGGCGAAACCGTGGTTCTGGTCGGATCAATACGACCTCAAGCTGCAGATCGGCGGCCTCAACCGGGGCTACGATTCGGTCCATGTCCGCAAGAGCGACGACGGTGCCGTGTCGCACTGGTACTACGCCGGCGACCGGCTGATCGCGGTGGACGCGATGAACGACCCGCGCAATTACATGATCGGCAAGCGCCTGATCGAGGCTGGTAAATCTCCTGCGCCGGAGGTCGTGACCGACCCGGCGACCGACATGAAGGCGCTGCTCCGCCCGTGAGGATCATCGGCGGTCAGCACCGGGGCCTCCGCCTCGCCGAGGTTGGGAAAGGCGACGCCGGGGCGCACCTGCGTCCGACGCCCGACCGGGTGCGGGAGAGCCTGTTCAACATCCTCGCCAGCCACGGCCTGCCCGACGGGGTGCGGGTGCTGGACCTGTTCGCCGGGACTGGTGCGCTCGGGCTGGAGGCCCTGTCGCGGGGCGCTGTGCATTGCACCTTCGTCGACAGCGGTCGGGTGGCGCAGCGGCTCCTGCGGGAGAACCTCGGCAAGGCCCGGCGCGAGGGCGACGCGACGCTGCTGACCTGCGACGTCACGCGGCTGCCCGCGGGTGAGGGTTGCGGGCTGGTGTTCCTCGATCCGCCTTACGGCAAGGGGCTCGCGCCCAAGGCGCTGGCGCGAGCGGTCGACGGTGGCTGGCTGGCCCCGGACG harbors:
- a CDS encoding glycerophosphodiester phosphodiesterase family protein — encoded protein: MRPRLPDVFLRRPIAHRALHDRRDGRPENSLAAIRAATARDLPVEIDVQLTADGEAVVFHDDRLDRLTDETGPVRERTVADLTAIPLKDGAENIPTLAQVLAEPSPGFLIEIKDQDGALGPGIGALEEAVARAVQDSDATVALMSFNPHSIVTLSRLLPDVPRGLTTCSFGPEWPDLPEATRAELAKIAMYDEAGASFISHHWPVLDSPRVAELKADGATILCWTIRSAKDEQTARKIADSVTFEGYLP
- a CDS encoding GNAT family N-acetyltransferase — its product is MDGTTIELTAHPSLDDIAPADWDACACPESADGGRPSDPFTSYRFLKALEDSGSVGPGTGWQPRYLVARQGGEMIAAAPLYAKSHSQGEYIFDFNWAHAYENAGGEYYPKLQIAVPFTPATGRRFLTRPGQEMTGMSALVQGTVQIAADNGLATAHATFCTEAEALAGAEMGLLHRITQQYHWHNEGYADFDGFLDALSSRKRKNIRKERRQAQDFGGEIVSLTGDEIEPWHWDWFWRFYQDTGSRKWGTPYLTREFFDIAQETMRDDMLLCLAIREGRPVAGALNFIGRERLFGRYWGCLEHHPCLHFELCYYRAIDYAIAHGLDTVEAGAQGEHKLARGYLPVTTHSLHWIGDANFRDAIARYLRAERNAVDEEIEVLTSYGPFRKTTDVEEQD
- a CDS encoding 4a-hydroxytetrahydrobiopterin dehydratase, which produces MPADPITDAEKNAAVAAGWTLSDDGTAIEKTFEFRNFVEAFGFMARCAMWAEKLNHHPEWSNVYKTVTVRLTTHDTGGLTTLDAKLSQKMDSLAAS
- a CDS encoding mechanosensitive ion channel family protein is translated as MQGLLNTEIWNGTTLGDVLTVDFIASILGNVLAAAAILLIGLWLARFVSRRIERLAEKNANLDRALFGFIGDLAWYAIFAFTVLFVLNTFGVRTTSVVAVIGAAGLAVGLALQGTLSNIAAGVMLIFFRPIRIGDFVVVNDVTGTVKDISLNYTELADLQNVQHIIPNSEVWGNTIQNYSSYDQRRVQWTFGVGYGANLAEAERVIRETITSDPRALKDPEPWLQVSNLNESSVDFMVRVWCNNADAWGFQTDMTRKVKEELDAAGVPIPFPTRTVVFDKSEDPLTIARPSQAAK
- a CDS encoding GFA family protein — protein: MARTASCTCGQLSIVLEGELFGGGVCHCLACQSRTGSVFATLAGFGPPWTVRGEATVFERVGDRHGSRSLFHFCPVCGSTVFHLVAGYEDKFVSVAVGTFGDPEFPAPADSVYESRRHPWVVLPEGIARFETDPD
- a CDS encoding peroxiredoxin; protein product: MSISVGDTLPDGTMLVLGAEGPEQVELGPKLKGRKVVIFGLPGAYTGTCTTAHVPSFIRTIDQLKEKGVDEVICTSVNDPFVMQAWGESTGASDAGITMLADADGAFAKAIGMAFDAPPAGFYGRSQRYALMAEDGVVKVLNAEENPGVCDMSGGEAMVEAI
- a CDS encoding NAD(P)/FAD-dependent oxidoreductase, yielding MTHFVVIGAGQAGASLVAKLRSEGFDGDITLIGAEPVPPYQRPPLSKAYLLGEMEEARLYLRPAAWYEDNNITLRTGRRVTGIDTRTRTVSLDDRENLTYDQLALTTGSDPRTLPAAIGGDLDGVYAMRDLADADALAPEMTEGRRVLVIGGGYIGLEAAAVASKKGLKVTLVEMAPRILQRVAAEVTSDFFRDLHASHGVEVREGVGLDRLIGTDRVTGARFTDGTEIELDFAIVGVGIAPASILAESAGIACDNGIAVDAYGRTSEPTVWAAGDCASFPWGGERIRLESVGNAIDMAEAVALNMLGREQPYQAKPWFWSDQYDLKLQIGGLNRGYDSVHVRKSDDGAVSHWYYAGDRLIAVDAMNDPRNYMIGKRLIEAGKSPAPEVVTDPATDMKALLRP
- the rsmD gene encoding 16S rRNA (guanine(966)-N(2))-methyltransferase RsmD — translated: MRIIGGQHRGLRLAEVGKGDAGAHLRPTPDRVRESLFNILASHGLPDGVRVLDLFAGTGALGLEALSRGAVHCTFVDSGRVAQRLLRENLGKARREGDATLLTCDVTRLPAGEGCGLVFLDPPYGKGLAPKALARAVDGGWLAPDAVVVCEDSTPIDPPEGFDLLDRRKYGDTHLTLICFARET